The genomic interval CCTGGACTCCATGCGCATGGACATCCCCGGCTCCGCGCACTACCGCGACCGCTACGCCACCATGGCCGAACTCCGCGAATACATGCGCGGTTCCGCGGCGGCCATCGGCCTGCAACTACTACCGGTCCTCGGTACGGTCGTCCCCCGCGCCGAGGCCGAACCGGCCGCCGCGGCCCTCGGCGAAGCCTTCCAGCTCACCAATTTCCTGCGCGATGTCGGCGAAGACCTGGACCGCGGCCGAATCTACCTACCGCTCGACGAGCTCACCGCCTTCGGCGTAGACCAAGACCTGCTACTGCACTGCCGGCACACCGGCCACACCGACCAGCGACTCCGCCGCGCCCTAGCGCACCTGATCGCCGTCAACCGCGACCTCTACCGCCGCGCCGACCCCGGCATAGACCTGCTCGACCCGCGCGTCCGCCCCGCCATCCGCACCGCCAGCACCCTCTACGCCGCCATCCTCACCGAAATCGAGCACCACGACTACACCGTCTTCAACACCCGCGCCGTAGTCCGCCGCCACCACCGCCTCCGCGTAGCCGCAAACCACTTCATCCTGCGCTGACGCAAACGCCGTCGCCCACACCCCCGATGCCTCCGTCAAAGAAATGAACCCCAACGGAGGGAGCCTTACGACCGACCCGTTCGCGGCCGTCTCGCGTCCGAGCGGTCGAAGCGCATGCGCCGCAGGCGCGAGTCTCGACCGCTCGGACGCGAGACATCAGTGGCCGCGAACCCGCGGCGCCCGCGCCGCCAACTAGAACGGATCGGCGGCCGCGCGGCGGATCACTTCACGGGCCAGCGGGCCGTGCAGGGCCTCGATCGGCTTGCCGGGCAGGCTGTCGTCGTCGGTGAAGATCCACTCCAGGATCTCCTCGTCGGTGTATTTCGCGTCCTTCATCACGGTGATCAACCCGGGCAGATGCTTGGTGACGCCGCCGGCCGGGTCGAAGAAGATCTCGGGGACGCCTGCGACACCGTCGCGGCGCAGCGCGAGCAGTTGGTGGTCGCGCAGCATCTGATGTACTCGGGTCACCGAGATCCCGAGCTTGTCGGCCACTTCTGGCAGTGGCAGCAAGGTCACCGACTCCGGAAGAACATCATCACTGCAGGGAAATGCACTCACCCCGATAACGGTAGACGGTGTCCCCGCGCAGGTCGCGAGACACCCGGGTGTTCCCGAAAAACCGTCGCGGCCGCCCGGGATACCGGCTCGGGCACAGTTACCATCGTGGGGGCCGCACGGAGCGGACGACTTGTTTTGGAGGACATCACGTGATCGGGCAGATCCTGGAGGGGCGCTACCGGATTGACGCGCCGATCGCGCGAGGCGGGATGTCGATGGTCTTCCGCGGGGTCGATACCCGGCTGGACCGCCCGGTCGCGATCAAGGTGATGGATCCCAAGTTCGCCGGTGACCCGCAGTTCCTGTCGCGTTTCGAATTCGAGGCGCGCGCGGTG from Nocardia goodfellowii carries:
- a CDS encoding phytoene/squalene synthase family protein; this translates as MRSASLESAYRECGRIAAAHGRTYFLATRLLAASRRPAVHALYAFARMVDDIVDHAQRPPTEPAGAVDLIEKRLRTALEQGPETVADAPVLLALTDTITRYDIAPQHFWTFLDSMRMDIPGSAHYRDRYATMAELREYMRGSAAAIGLQLLPVLGTVVPRAEAEPAAAALGEAFQLTNFLRDVGEDLDRGRIYLPLDELTAFGVDQDLLLHCRHTGHTDQRLRRALAHLIAVNRDLYRRADPGIDLLDPRVRPAIRTASTLYAAILTEIEHHDYTVFNTRAVVRRHHRLRVAANHFILR
- a CDS encoding Rv2175c family DNA-binding protein, whose amino-acid sequence is MSAFPCSDDVLPESVTLLPLPEVADKLGISVTRVHQMLRDHQLLALRRDGVAGVPEIFFDPAGGVTKHLPGLITVMKDAKYTDEEILEWIFTDDDSLPGKPIEALHGPLAREVIRRAAADPF